Genomic DNA from Azospirillum sp. B510:
GCTGGTCGTCGTCCACCGCCGACACGCTCGACCCGGCGAAGGCGTCGCTGTCCACCGACTATGTCCGCTGCTGCGCCTTCTACAACCGCCTGACCTTCCTCGACAAGGCCGGCATCCCGAAGATGGAGCTGGCCCAGTCCATCGACACCGAGGACGCCAAGACCTGGACGATCAAGCTCCGCAAGGGCGTGACCTTCCACGACGGCAAGTCGCTGACCGCCGACGACGTGGTGTTCTCGCTGAAGCGCCACCTCGATCCGGCCGTCGGGTCGAAGGTCGCGAAGATCGCCGCCCAGATGACCGACATCAAGGCGGTGGACAAGAGCACCGTCGCCATCACGCTGGCCAGCGCGAATGCCGACCTGCCGACCATCCTCGCCATGCATCACTTCATGATCGTGGCCGACGGCACCACCGACTTCTCCAAGGGCAACGGCACCGGCGCCTTCATCTGCAAGAGCTTCGAGCCGGGCGTGCGCTCCATCGGCGTGCGCAACCCGAACTACTGGAAGGGCGGCCCGCACGTCGATTCCTTCGAATTCTTCGCGATCAGCGACGACAACGCCCGCGTCAACGCGCTGCTGTCCGGCGACATCCATCTGGCCGCCGCGATCAACCCGCGCTCCACGCGTCTGGTGGACGGGCAGAAGGGCTTCGTCCTGTCCAAGACGACGTCCGGCAACTACACCGACCTGAACATCCGCCTGGACATGGAGCCGGGCAGCCGCAAGGATTTCGTCGACGGGATGAAGTATCTCGTCAACCGCGAGCAGATCGTCAAATCCGCCCTGCGCGGCTTCGGCGAGGTCGGCAACGACCAGCCGGTTTCCCCGGCCAGCGCCTTCCACAACGCGGCGCTGAAGCCCAAGCCCTTCGACCCCGACAAGGCGAAGGCCCTGTTCAAGAAGTCCGGCCTGCTGGGGCAATCCATCCCGGTGGTGGCGTCGGACGCCGCGTCCTCCTCCATCGACATGGCGATGGTGATCCAGGCGGCCGGCGCCGAGATCGGCATGAAGCTCGATATCCAGCGGGTGCCGTCCGACGGCTACTGGAGCAATTACTGGCTGAAGGCCCCGGTCCATTTCGGCAACATCAACCCGCGCCCGACGCCGGACATCCTGTTCTCCCTGCTCTACGCCTCCGAAGCGCCGTGGAACGAGAGCCAGTACAAGTCCGAGAAGTTCGACAAGATGATGCTGGAGGCGCGCGCCACGCTCGCCTGGGAAAAGCGCAAGGAAATCTATGGCGAGATGCAGGTGATGATCGCGGAGGAGGCCGGCACCATCATCCCCGCCTACATCTCCAACGTGGACGCCATCACCGACAAGCTGAAGGGCCTCGCCCCGAACCCGCTGGGCGGCATGATGGGCTATGCGTTCGCCGAGTATGTCTGGCTGGCCGCCTGATAGCATGGATCGGCGGGGCGGCCACAGGTCCGGCCGCCCCCGCCCCATCGTCGCCCCTCCGGGCAACCCCTCCGGGGGCGCCTCACCTCTCAGAGGCCAGGCATGAAATCACGTGTTCCCTCCCTCATCCTCGGCCGGCTGTTCATCGCCCTGGTCACGCTGACGATCGTGTCCTTCGCGGTGTTCTTCGCCACCACCCTGCTGCCCGGTGACACGGCGACGATCCTGCTGGGGCAGGCGGCGACACCCGAGGCGATCGCCGGCCTGCGCACGGCCATGCATCTCGACGAACCGGCCCTGCTGCGTTTCCTCTACTGGATCGGCGGGCTGTTCCAGGGCGATCTCGGCACCTCCTACGCCAACCATGTGCCGGTGGCGACGCTGATCGCCGGCCGGCTGGTCAACACGCTGAAGCTGGCGGGCCTGACCACCCTGGTCTCGGTTCCGCTCGCGCTGACGCTCGGCATCACCGCCGCCATGTGGCGGCGCACGCTCTATGACCGCATCGTCACCGTCGCCACCATCGGCGTCATCTCCGTCCCGGAATTCGTGCTGGCGACCTTGGCCGTCCTGGTGTTCGCCGTCTACCTGAAATGGCTGCCGGCCCTGTCCTTCACCTACCAGATCGACAGTTTCGCCGGGCTGCTGCGGGCCTACGCCATGCCGGTCATCACCCTGACCTTCGGGGTGTCGGCGCAGATGATCCGCATGACCAGGGCCGCCGTGATCGAAACGCTGAACACGCCCTATGTCGAGATGGCGCTGCTGAAAGGGGCCTCGCGGCCCAGGCTGGTGCTGCGCCACGCCCTGCCCAACGCGCTCAGCCCGATCGCCAACGCGGTGGCGCTGTCGCTGTCCTATCTGGTGGGCGGCGTCATCATCGTCGAGACGATCTTCAACTATCCCGGCATCGCCAAGCTGATGGTGGACGCGGTGTCCACCCGCGATCTTCCGCTGATCCAGTCCTGCGCGATGATCTTCTGCCTGGGATATCTGCTCCTGATCACCGCCGCCGACATCGTCGCCATCCTGTCGAACCCGAGGCTCCGATGAAGACACATTCCTCCACCGGTTCCCTCGCGACATGGTCCGGCTACCGGATCAACCTTGTCGGGTTGGTCAGCTTCTGCGTGGTGCTGTTCTGGGCGCTGGTCGCCCTCCTCGCTCCCACCATCGCCCCCCATTCGGTGGGGGAGATGATCGACATCGATTATTTCGGCCCGATGCGGCCCGGCCTGTGGCTGGGGTCGGATTATCTCGGCCGCGACATGCTGTCCCGCATCATCTACGGCGCCCGCTACACCGTCGGCATCTCGCTGGCCGCGGTGTCGATCGCCTGCTTCACCGGCGTGGTGCTGGGCATGACCTCCGCGGTGCTGCGCGGGCCGGTGGACATGGTGGTCAGCCGCGTGCTCGACGCCATGAACTCCATCCCCAGCAAGCTGTTCGGCCTGATGGTGGTGGCGGCGGTGGGCTCCTCCATCCCCGTGCTGATCCTGACCTTGTCGGTCATCTACGTCCCCGGCGCCTACCGCTTCAGCCGGGCGCTGGCGGTGAACATCGACACGATGGATTTCATCATGGTCGCCCGCATCCGGGGTGAAAAACTGCCCTATCTGATCGGTGCGGAGATCCTGCCCAACATCATCGGCCCGGTGCTGGCCGACCTCGGTCTGCGCTTCGTCTTCATCGTGCTGCTGCTGTCGGGCCTGTCCTTCCTGGGGCTGGGCGTCCAGCCGCCCTATGCCGACTGGGGCGCTCTCGTGCGCGAGAACATCGGCGGCCTGCCCTTCGCGGCACCGGCGGTGATCGTGCCGTCGCTGGCCATCGCCACCCTGACCATCAGCGTCAATCTGCTGATCGACAATCTTCCGCAGAAGATCCGGGACCGGAGTGCCTCCTGATGACGAACCTCGTCGAAATCCGCGGCCTGACGGTCGAGGCCACCACCGATTCCGGACGCTGGATCCAGATCCTCAAGGGCATCGACCTCGACATCGCCGCCGGGGAGACCGTCGCCTTCATCGGCGAAAGCGGCTCCGGCAAGACCACCGCCGCCATGACGCTGCTCGGCTACGCCCGTCCGGGCTGCCGGATTTCCGGCGGCACGGTGAAGATCGACGGCCATGACATGGTGACGCTGTCGGAAAAGGAACGGGCCGCCCTGCGCGGCACCACCGTGGCCTATGTGCCGCAAAGTGCGGCGGCCGCCTTCAACCCGGCGGCGACGATCATGGATCAGGTCATCGAGGTGACGCGGATCCACCGGCTGATGCCGCCGGACGAGGCCCGCCGCCGGGCCATCGCCCTGTTCCGCGCCCTGTCGCTGCCCAACCCGGACAGCATCGGTGACCGTTACCCCCATCAGGTGTCGGGCGGTCAGTTGCAACGTCTGGCGGCGGCGATGGCGCTGATCGGCGATCCCAAGGTCGTCATCTTCGACGAACCGACCACCGCGCTCGACGTCACCACCCAGGTGGAGGTTCTGCGCGCCTTTAAGGCGGTGACCGCCCAGCACCGGATCGCCTGCGTCTATGTCTCCCATGATCTGGCCGTGGTCGCCCAGATCGCCGACCGCATCATGGTCCTGCGCAACGGGGCGGTGCAGGAAACCGGAAGCGTCGACGACATCCTGACCCGCCCGACCCATCCCTACACCAGGGAGCTGCTGCATGCCTTCCACCCCGACAGCGGCGGACGCGCCGCCGCCGCGGAGGCGTTGGCCAGCAATGCCACCCCGCTGCTGGAGATCAACGGGCTGAGCGCCGGTTACGGCCCGCCCCAATCGAACGGGCTGCCGCTGGCCCTCGCGGTCAAGGGGGTGAGTCTCCAGGTGAAGCGGGGCGCCAACCTCGGCATTATCGGCGAGTCCGGCTGCGGAAAGTCGACGCTCGCACGCACGATCGCCGGCATCCTGCCCGCCTGCGGCGGCACCATCCAGTTCCAGGGCCGGAAGCTGTGGCACAGCGCCCGCCAGCGCAACCGGGAGCAGTTGCGCGACCTGCAAATCGTCTTCCAGCACGCCGACACCGCGCTGAACCCGGCCAAATCGATCGAAGACATCATCGGCCGTCCCCTGACCTTCTATCATGGGCTGCGCGGCAAGGCCCGCGACGCGCGCATCGACGCGCTGCTCGACATGGTCCACCTGCCCCGCGCCATGCGCCACCGCCGCCCGGCGGAACTGTCGGGCGGCCAGAAGCAGCGGGTGAATTTCGCCCGCGCGCTCGCCGCGGAGCCGAAGCTGATCCTGTGCGACGAGATCACCTCGGCCCTCGACACCGTGGTCGCCGCGGCGATCATCGATCTTCTGAAGGAATTGCAGCGCGAGCTCGGCCTGTCCTATGTCTTCATCAGCCACGACCTGTCGGTGATCGAGGCGATCTGTGACGAGATCATCGTGATGTATCGCGGCCAGACGGTCGAAACCATCGTTCCGGCCGCCCGGCAGCAGCCGCAGCACCCCTATTCCAAGCTGCTGTTCTCGTCGGTGCCGAAACTCGACCCGACCTGGCTCGACAGCCTGGACATCGACGCCGACCGGATGCGGGTGGCCTGATCCGCCGGGACGCCAGCGCGGCAGGCCGCCGCGCTGGCGTCCACCGGCGCGTCACATCGGGAAAAGCGTGGTCAGCGGCATGTGTGCCCGCACGATCGGCGATTTCAGCACGACATAGCTGAAATACTTGTCGATGCCGATGTCCATGTCGGTCAGTTTTTCCATGATCTCCTGATATTCGCCAATACCGGACGTGACGAATTTCAGCATGTAGTCGTAGCCGCCCGATACCAGATGGCATTCGAGCAACTGTTCGATCTTCTTCACGGCGGCCAGGAAGCGGGCGAAATCGACCTGGCGGTGATTCTTCAGCGTCACCTCGGTGAAGACGGTCAGGGTCTGGCCCAGTTTGCTGACATTGATCTGGGCGGTGTAACCTTCGATGTAGCCCTCGGCCTGGAGCTTCTTGACCCGCATCAGGCAGGGGCTGGGCGAGAGATTCACCAGCTCGGCCAACTCCACGTTGGTGATCCGGCCGTTCTTCTGGAGCTGATGCAGAATCTTGATGTCGATGCGGTCCAGCTTCATAGGGAACCCATCCGGTTCGAGGGCAGGGGAACGGAGAAGGGCAGCAGAAAATTCTGCCGGCCGGGCTCTGAAAGCTTAGCACGCGCACGCATGCTGTCCACGACCAACAAGCTTTTCTTCGACAGAACAAAGCATCGTCTTTCCAAGCATCGACAGTAGATAATGCCGCTGGATCGGCCAAAGAAGCGCCCGCCGATCCTCCCGCCGTGGCTAGACTGGATAACGCCGAAACCGGAGACCCGCCCCATGCCCGCCCCTTTGCAAATCATCGCATCCACCCCGAGCCTGCCCGATCAGGCGGATGTCGTCGTGATCGGCGGCGGCATCGTCGGCGCCTGGACGGCCTATTACTTGGCCCAACGCGGTCTGTCGGTGGCCCTGGTGGAAAAGGGACAGGTCGGGGCGGAGCAATCCAGCCGCAACTGGGGCTGGTGCCGCCAGCAGAACCGCGACGCGCGCGAACTGCCGATGGCGACCAGGAGCCTGGATCTGTGGGACCGCTTCGCCGCCGAGAGCGGCGAGGATACCGGCTTTACCCGCTGCGGCCTGCTCTATCTCAGCAACGACGACCAGGAACTGGCGGGTTGGGCGCGCTGGCGCGATTTCGCCCGCACCGTCGGCGTCACCACCCACATGCTGTCCGGCGCCGAAGCCGCGGAGCGCGGGCGGGCGACCGGACGCTCCTGGAAGGGCGGCGTCTTCTCGCCGTCCGACGGCATCGCCGATCCGGCGCGCGCCGTCCCCGCCGTGGCGCGGGCCGTCATGAAACTGGGCGGCTCGGTGCATCAGGGCTGCGCCGCGCGCGGTCTGGAGACCAGTGGCGGGCGCGTCAGCGGCGTCGTCACCGAACACGGCACCATCCGCTCCAAGGTCGTGGTGATGGCCGGCGGGGCCTGGGCCTCCTCCTTCTGCCACCAGATCGGCGTGCGGCTTCCGCTCGCCTCGATCCGCTCCTCGATCCTGTCGGTCGGCCCCAATCCCAACGGTCTTTCGGCCGGCCTGCCCGACGCGCTGCACACCGCCGCGGTGTCGATCACCCGGCGCGGCGACGGTGGCCACACGCTGGCGATCAGCGGGCGCGGGCGCGTCGATCCGACCCTGCAACAGATCCGCTTCGCCCCGCAGTTCCTGCCGATGTTCGCCCGGCGCTGGCGCAGCCTGCTGCCCGGCGGGCCGGAGGGCGTACGCTCGGGCCATGAGACCTTGCGGCGCTGGCGGCTCGACCGTGCGACGCCAATGGAGCGGATGCGGGTGCTCGACCCCACCCCCGACCATGGCACCATCCGGCTCACCCACGAACGGGCGGTGGCCCTGCTGCCCGGCCTGAAGGACGCGCCGATCACCGCCGCCTGGGGCGGCTATATCGACAGCACCCCCGACGGCGTCCCCGCCATCGGCGAGGTCGGCAGCCTGCCCGGCCTGATCCTGGCCGCCGGCTTCAGCGGCCACGGCTTCGGCATCGGCCCCGGCGCCGGCCATCTGATCGCCGACCTGATCACCGGCCAAGCCCCGATCGTCGATCCCAAGCCCTATCATCCCGAGCGTTTCGCCGGCTTCTCCGCCGGCAAGGTCGCCGATTTCTGAGCGGTCGGACGCCCCCTCAAACTCAAGCGCGTTCGGCGCCGCCCGGCCCCGGAGCAGGCGGCCCAAGGGTGCCGGCGGCCCGGCGCAGGCAGTCGCGCATCAGGGCGTGGCTGCCGGACAACGGCCGTTCCCTGCTGGTCAGGATGGCGATGGGCATGCGGATGGCGGGCCGGAAGGGCCGCTGGACCAGGCCGGAAAACTGGCTCCAGGGCAGCAGCCCATCGACGACCGCCACCCCGATCCCCTCGCGGACGAACGGAAGGGCGGTGATCGACAGGTCGATCTCCACCGCCGGGGCATAGACGCCCCCCTCCGCCTCGATCGCCCCGGCCAGCAACCGGCCGGGCAGCGTGTCGACCCGGTAGGAGATCAACGTTTCCTCCACCAGATCGGCAAAGCCGATGTCGGCCAGCGCCGCCAGCCGATGCCCCTCCGGCATCAGGCAAACCAGCTCGACATGCCCGACGGTTTCGACATGCAGGTCGGGATGGGGCATGTCGTCCATCGCCACCCCCAGCAGCACGTCGCCGCTGCGCAGCATGTCGAGGATGCTCACCAGCGGGGCGACCAGCGACCGCACGACGATGTCGGGATGCGCCTCGCGGAAGGCGGTCAGCGCCTTGGGAACGATGGACATCGACGGTGGCGCCGAGGCGGCGAGCCGGACCAGGCCGGTACGGCCATGGCGCATGTCCAGCGTACGCCGGCGCAGGGCGCCCAATTCGGAAAAGATGCGCTCGGCCTCCGGATACAGCTCGTTGGCCTCCTGCGTCGGCACCAGCCGACCGCGCACCCGGTCGAACAGTTTGAACCCCAGTTGATCCTCGGCATGGAGCAGGATCTGGCTCAGGGCCGGCTGTGAAATATTCAGCATCGCCGCCGCCCCCGTCACCGTTCCGCAGCGCATCAACATGCAAAAGACTTCCAGTTGGCGGGCTTGCATTCACGATCCTTGGAGTGGAGACGGAATCGGGCCACGACTATAAAAGCCGCCCCTGGGGCAGGTCGAGCGGCAAAGCGGTCACCACCCTCTGGCACCCCGCCGGCAAACCCGCTAATAACCTTTCGCACACGCAACAGAACCGCAATGAAGGCTCTGTCCCTCCGATGATCGAGCTCCGCTCCGTCTCCCACGCCTATGGCGATCGTCCCGTCCTGCATGACCTGTCGCTGCGGCTGGCGGAACGGCGCATCGCCATCCTTGGCGGCAACGGTTCGGGGAAGAGCACGCTGGCGCGGCTGCTGAACGGGCTGATCCTGCCGACCGCCGGCACCGTCGCCGTCGATGGGCTCGACACCCGGACCGAAGGCCGCGCCGTGCGCCAGCGGGTCGGCTTCGTCTTCCAGAATCCCGACACCCAGATCGTCTATCCGACGGTGGAGGAGGATCTGGCCTTCGGACTGAAGGCGCGCAAACTGCCGAAGGACGAGATCGCCCGCCGCGTCGCCGGCGCGCTGGAGCGTTACGGCCTCGACCGCTACCGCCACCAGCCGGCCCACCAGATGAGCGGTGGCGAGAAACAGTTGCTCGCCATCGCCGGGGTTCTGGTGCTGGATCCCGCCTATGTGATCTTCGACGAGCCGACCACCCTGCTCGACCTGCGCAACCGCCGCAAGGTGATCGAGCTTTTGCGCGGACTGCCGCAGACGCTGATCGTCGTCACCCACGATCTCGACATGGTGATGGATTTCGACCGGGCGCTGGTGCTGGAGGATGGCCGTATCGTCACCGACGCCCCCCCGGCCGAGGCGGTGCCAGCCTATGTGCGGCGGCTCGGCTGATGCTTGGGCTCTACCTGCATCGGGACTCCGCCGTCCACCGCCTGCCAGCGTGGGCGAAGCTGGGCGGGCTGCTGCTGGTGACGGTGGCGGTGCTGGCATTGCCCGGCGCCTGGGGGGCGCTGGCCGCCGGCCTGATCGGCGCCGCGCTGCTCGCGGCGGGGCGGCTGCCGGTCCGCCGGGTGCTGGCGGAGCTGCGGGGACCGGTCGCCATGCTGACGTTTCTATTCGGTTTCCAGGCGCTGCTGGCCGGCGGCGGCTGGGAGGAAACCGCCATCGCCGTCGCCCGCTTCGCCGCGCTGATCCTGCTGGCGACGCTGGTCACGCTGACCACCCGCGTGATGGACATGGTCGACCTTTTCGAGCGGCTGTTCGGCCTGCTGCGCCCGCTCGGGGTCAATCCGGCCAAGATGGCGCTGATGCTGGCCCTGACCATCCGCTTCATCCCCCTGCTCGGCGAGCAGGTGCGCGAGGTGCGGATGGCCCAGCGCGCCCGCGGCGTCGAACGCGACATGGCCGCCCTGTTCGTTCCGCTGCTGGTCAAGATCCTCACCATCGCCGATGATCTGACCGCCGCATTGGAGGCGCGCGGCTACGACCCGGCCGAAACCGGAATTGAAGACGGCCAAACAAAGAACAGTCCCCAACGATAAACCCACCTTCCGAAGGAAACGCCCGCCATGTTGTCCACCCGCGACCTCGTCCTCTGCGCCCTGTTCGCCGCCCTGCTGGGCGGGCTCGGCATGGCGCCGCCGATCCCGCTCGGCTTCCTGCCGGTGCCGATCACCGCGCAGACGCTGGGCGTCATGCTGGCCGGCGCCATCCTGGGCGCCAAGCGCGGCGGCATCGCCGCCCTGCTCTTCGTGCTGCTGGTCGCGGCCGGGCTGCCGCTTTTGGCCGGCGGGCGCGGTGGCATCGGCGTGCTGATGGGACCGACCGGCGGCTTCGTGCTGTCCTGGCCGGTCGGCGCCTTCGTCACCGGCTGGCTGGCCGAGCGCTTCGCCACCGGCGCCAACCCGTTCCGCCTGTTCCTGGTCAGCGCCGTCGGCGGCATCCTGGTGGTCTATGCCGGCGGCATTCCCTGGCTGTCGTTGGTCGCCGGCCTGCCGGTGGAAAA
This window encodes:
- a CDS encoding biotin transporter BioY, yielding MSTRDLVLCALFAALLGGLGMAPPIPLGFLPVPITAQTLGVMLAGAILGAKRGGIAALLFVLLVAAGLPLLAGGRGGIGVLMGPTGGFVLSWPVGAFVTGWLAERFATGANPFRLFLVSAVGGILVVYAGGIPWLSLVAGLPVEKAVFGSLAFVPGDLIKAGIAAVAASGVRRAGILPIHA
- a CDS encoding energy-coupling factor ABC transporter ATP-binding protein: MIELRSVSHAYGDRPVLHDLSLRLAERRIAILGGNGSGKSTLARLLNGLILPTAGTVAVDGLDTRTEGRAVRQRVGFVFQNPDTQIVYPTVEEDLAFGLKARKLPKDEIARRVAGALERYGLDRYRHQPAHQMSGGEKQLLAIAGVLVLDPAYVIFDEPTTLLDLRNRRKVIELLRGLPQTLIVVTHDLDMVMDFDRALVLEDGRIVTDAPPAEAVPAYVRRLG
- a CDS encoding Lrp/AsnC family transcriptional regulator — encoded protein: MKLDRIDIKILHQLQKNGRITNVELAELVNLSPSPCLMRVKKLQAEGYIEGYTAQINVSKLGQTLTVFTEVTLKNHRQVDFARFLAAVKKIEQLLECHLVSGGYDYMLKFVTSGIGEYQEIMEKLTDMDIGIDKYFSYVVLKSPIVRAHMPLTTLFPM
- a CDS encoding energy-coupling factor transporter transmembrane component T family protein, with translation MLGLYLHRDSAVHRLPAWAKLGGLLLVTVAVLALPGAWGALAAGLIGAALLAAGRLPVRRVLAELRGPVAMLTFLFGFQALLAGGGWEETAIAVARFAALILLATLVTLTTRVMDMVDLFERLFGLLRPLGVNPAKMALMLALTIRFIPLLGEQVREVRMAQRARGVERDMAALFVPLLVKILTIADDLTAALEARGYDPAETGIEDGQTKNSPQR
- a CDS encoding ABC transporter permease, whose protein sequence is MKSRVPSLILGRLFIALVTLTIVSFAVFFATTLLPGDTATILLGQAATPEAIAGLRTAMHLDEPALLRFLYWIGGLFQGDLGTSYANHVPVATLIAGRLVNTLKLAGLTTLVSVPLALTLGITAAMWRRTLYDRIVTVATIGVISVPEFVLATLAVLVFAVYLKWLPALSFTYQIDSFAGLLRAYAMPVITLTFGVSAQMIRMTRAAVIETLNTPYVEMALLKGASRPRLVLRHALPNALSPIANAVALSLSYLVGGVIIVETIFNYPGIAKLMVDAVSTRDLPLIQSCAMIFCLGYLLLITAADIVAILSNPRLR
- a CDS encoding ABC transporter substrate-binding protein, whose protein sequence is MTKMPDSWTRADDGMVESAIRRGANRRDLLKMLLAGGVSLSAVDLVIGRAHAAVTDEPVKGGSLKAAGWSSSTADTLDPAKASLSTDYVRCCAFYNRLTFLDKAGIPKMELAQSIDTEDAKTWTIKLRKGVTFHDGKSLTADDVVFSLKRHLDPAVGSKVAKIAAQMTDIKAVDKSTVAITLASANADLPTILAMHHFMIVADGTTDFSKGNGTGAFICKSFEPGVRSIGVRNPNYWKGGPHVDSFEFFAISDDNARVNALLSGDIHLAAAINPRSTRLVDGQKGFVLSKTTSGNYTDLNIRLDMEPGSRKDFVDGMKYLVNREQIVKSALRGFGEVGNDQPVSPASAFHNAALKPKPFDPDKAKALFKKSGLLGQSIPVVASDAASSSIDMAMVIQAAGAEIGMKLDIQRVPSDGYWSNYWLKAPVHFGNINPRPTPDILFSLLYASEAPWNESQYKSEKFDKMMLEARATLAWEKRKEIYGEMQVMIAEEAGTIIPAYISNVDAITDKLKGLAPNPLGGMMGYAFAEYVWLAA
- a CDS encoding ABC transporter ATP-binding protein, with product MTNLVEIRGLTVEATTDSGRWIQILKGIDLDIAAGETVAFIGESGSGKTTAAMTLLGYARPGCRISGGTVKIDGHDMVTLSEKERAALRGTTVAYVPQSAAAAFNPAATIMDQVIEVTRIHRLMPPDEARRRAIALFRALSLPNPDSIGDRYPHQVSGGQLQRLAAAMALIGDPKVVIFDEPTTALDVTTQVEVLRAFKAVTAQHRIACVYVSHDLAVVAQIADRIMVLRNGAVQETGSVDDILTRPTHPYTRELLHAFHPDSGGRAAAAEALASNATPLLEINGLSAGYGPPQSNGLPLALAVKGVSLQVKRGANLGIIGESGCGKSTLARTIAGILPACGGTIQFQGRKLWHSARQRNREQLRDLQIVFQHADTALNPAKSIEDIIGRPLTFYHGLRGKARDARIDALLDMVHLPRAMRHRRPAELSGGQKQRVNFARALAAEPKLILCDEITSALDTVVAAAIIDLLKELQRELGLSYVFISHDLSVIEAICDEIIVMYRGQTVETIVPAARQQPQHPYSKLLFSSVPKLDPTWLDSLDIDADRMRVA
- a CDS encoding NAD(P)/FAD-dependent oxidoreductase; translated protein: MPAPLQIIASTPSLPDQADVVVIGGGIVGAWTAYYLAQRGLSVALVEKGQVGAEQSSRNWGWCRQQNRDARELPMATRSLDLWDRFAAESGEDTGFTRCGLLYLSNDDQELAGWARWRDFARTVGVTTHMLSGAEAAERGRATGRSWKGGVFSPSDGIADPARAVPAVARAVMKLGGSVHQGCAARGLETSGGRVSGVVTEHGTIRSKVVVMAGGAWASSFCHQIGVRLPLASIRSSILSVGPNPNGLSAGLPDALHTAAVSITRRGDGGHTLAISGRGRVDPTLQQIRFAPQFLPMFARRWRSLLPGGPEGVRSGHETLRRWRLDRATPMERMRVLDPTPDHGTIRLTHERAVALLPGLKDAPITAAWGGYIDSTPDGVPAIGEVGSLPGLILAAGFSGHGFGIGPGAGHLIADLITGQAPIVDPKPYHPERFAGFSAGKVADF
- a CDS encoding LysR family transcriptional regulator, whose amino-acid sequence is MQARQLEVFCMLMRCGTVTGAAAMLNISQPALSQILLHAEDQLGFKLFDRVRGRLVPTQEANELYPEAERIFSELGALRRRTLDMRHGRTGLVRLAASAPPSMSIVPKALTAFREAHPDIVVRSLVAPLVSILDMLRSGDVLLGVAMDDMPHPDLHVETVGHVELVCLMPEGHRLAALADIGFADLVEETLISYRVDTLPGRLLAGAIEAEGGVYAPAVEIDLSITALPFVREGIGVAVVDGLLPWSQFSGLVQRPFRPAIRMPIAILTSRERPLSGSHALMRDCLRRAAGTLGPPAPGPGGAERA
- a CDS encoding ABC transporter permease gives rise to the protein MKTHSSTGSLATWSGYRINLVGLVSFCVVLFWALVALLAPTIAPHSVGEMIDIDYFGPMRPGLWLGSDYLGRDMLSRIIYGARYTVGISLAAVSIACFTGVVLGMTSAVLRGPVDMVVSRVLDAMNSIPSKLFGLMVVAAVGSSIPVLILTLSVIYVPGAYRFSRALAVNIDTMDFIMVARIRGEKLPYLIGAEILPNIIGPVLADLGLRFVFIVLLLSGLSFLGLGVQPPYADWGALVRENIGGLPFAAPAVIVPSLAIATLTISVNLLIDNLPQKIRDRSAS